A single window of Actinoallomurus bryophytorum DNA harbors:
- a CDS encoding FAD-linked oxidase C-terminal domain-containing protein: MGDVTARLERLAERLRVVAGAENVITDPAELRTYECDGLTYHRATPGVVVLPDGAEQIAEIVRACTAEKVPYIARGSGTGLSGGALPRTDGVLIVTSRMRRILEIDIEDERAVVEPGVINLDVSKAVRPGGYYYAPDPSSQQICSIGGNVAENSGGAHCLKYGFTVNHVLACEIVTPSGEIVDISEAPGYDLLGAFVGSEGTLGIATKVTVRLTRLPEAVETLLAAFTSIESAGEAVSAIIGAGVVPAAIEMMDALAIEAAEAAVHCEYPEGAGAVLVVELDGPSIEVEHQFAQVKELCGQAFEIRVAADDAERALIWRGRKSAFAAVGRISPDYIVQDGVIPRTALPEVLARIDEMSGDSGVRVANVFHAGDGNLHPLVLFDDAVPGAGERAEEVSGKILDLCIEHGGSITGEHGVGVDKAKHMPRMFTEEDLDTMQMVRCAFDPDGLCNPGKIYPTPRLCGEVPGRRTKVHPLVESGKADLF; encoded by the coding sequence ATGGGTGATGTGACAGCAAGGCTCGAGAGGCTCGCGGAGCGGCTCAGGGTCGTTGCCGGAGCCGAGAACGTCATTACCGACCCCGCCGAGCTGCGCACGTACGAGTGCGACGGGCTGACCTACCACCGGGCCACACCCGGGGTCGTGGTGCTGCCGGACGGTGCCGAGCAGATCGCCGAGATCGTCCGGGCGTGCACCGCCGAAAAGGTCCCGTACATCGCGCGCGGCTCGGGTACCGGCCTGTCCGGGGGCGCGCTCCCCCGCACCGACGGCGTACTGATCGTCACGTCCCGCATGCGCCGCATCCTGGAGATCGACATCGAGGACGAGCGCGCCGTCGTCGAGCCGGGCGTGATCAACCTGGACGTCTCGAAGGCGGTACGGCCCGGCGGCTACTACTACGCGCCCGACCCGTCCAGCCAGCAGATCTGCTCCATCGGCGGCAACGTCGCCGAGAACTCCGGCGGGGCGCACTGCCTGAAGTACGGCTTCACGGTCAACCACGTGCTGGCCTGCGAGATCGTCACGCCCAGTGGGGAGATCGTCGACATCTCGGAAGCGCCCGGCTACGACCTGCTCGGCGCCTTCGTCGGCTCGGAGGGCACCCTCGGCATCGCCACCAAGGTCACCGTACGGCTGACGCGGCTGCCGGAGGCCGTCGAGACACTCCTGGCGGCGTTCACCTCGATCGAGAGCGCGGGCGAGGCGGTGTCAGCGATCATCGGCGCCGGCGTGGTGCCCGCCGCGATCGAGATGATGGACGCCCTGGCAATCGAGGCCGCCGAGGCCGCCGTGCACTGCGAGTATCCCGAGGGCGCCGGCGCGGTCCTGGTCGTCGAGCTGGACGGGCCCTCCATCGAGGTCGAACACCAGTTCGCGCAGGTGAAGGAGTTGTGCGGGCAGGCGTTCGAGATCCGTGTGGCGGCCGATGACGCCGAGCGCGCGCTGATCTGGCGCGGGCGCAAGTCCGCGTTCGCGGCGGTGGGGCGGATCAGCCCGGACTACATCGTGCAGGACGGCGTGATCCCCCGTACGGCGCTGCCCGAGGTGCTGGCCCGCATCGACGAGATGTCCGGCGACAGCGGCGTACGCGTCGCCAACGTCTTCCACGCGGGCGATGGCAACCTGCATCCGCTGGTGCTGTTCGACGACGCGGTCCCGGGCGCCGGCGAACGCGCCGAGGAGGTCTCAGGGAAGATCCTCGACCTGTGCATCGAACACGGCGGGTCGATCACCGGCGAGCACGGCGTGGGCGTGGACAAGGCCAAGCACATGCCGCGGATGTTCACCGAGGAGGACCTGGACACCATGCAGATGGTGCGGTGCGCCTTCGACCCCGACGGCCTGTGCAACCCCGGCAAGATCTACCCCACCCCCCGCCTGTGCGGCGAGGTGCCGGGGCGGCGTACCAAGGTCCATCCGCTCGTCGAGAGCGGAAAGGCGGACCTGTTCTGA
- a CDS encoding MerR family transcriptional regulator, with product MFTIGDFARYGRVSVRMLRHYDAIGLLRPDRVDPASGYRFYDAAQLTRLNRVIALKDLGFTLQQVRTILDERVRTDELYGMLRLRRAELEARMNADAARLTRVEARLRMIESEGHMPTADVVLKRLPAVRVAELTGIAASFAPEDIGPVIQPLYPELDRRLAQAGVTVTGPGIAYYEDSPEGTITVHASLPVAVAPKEEYEFAVVDLPAVASAATIVHHGSMDEVVATEQILARWLDTHGHRATGHARELYLDCPQDAPGKWVTELQAPVEAD from the coding sequence ATGTTCACCATCGGAGATTTCGCCAGGTACGGTCGTGTCTCGGTCCGCATGCTCCGGCACTACGACGCGATCGGGCTGCTACGGCCCGATCGCGTCGACCCGGCCAGCGGCTACCGCTTCTACGACGCCGCGCAGCTGACCAGGCTCAACCGCGTCATCGCCCTGAAGGATCTCGGGTTCACCCTGCAACAGGTCCGGACGATCCTGGACGAGCGGGTACGGACCGACGAGCTGTACGGCATGCTCCGGCTGCGCCGTGCGGAGCTGGAGGCCCGGATGAACGCGGACGCCGCGAGGCTGACGAGGGTCGAGGCGAGACTCCGGATGATCGAAAGTGAGGGGCACATGCCCACCGCCGACGTCGTACTCAAACGCCTTCCCGCCGTACGGGTGGCCGAGCTCACCGGCATCGCCGCGAGCTTCGCGCCCGAGGACATCGGGCCGGTCATCCAGCCGCTCTATCCCGAACTCGACCGCCGGCTGGCCCAGGCCGGCGTCACGGTCACCGGACCGGGCATCGCCTACTACGAGGACTCCCCCGAAGGCACGATCACCGTCCACGCCTCCCTGCCGGTGGCGGTGGCGCCGAAGGAGGAGTACGAATTCGCGGTCGTGGACCTTCCCGCCGTCGCGTCGGCGGCCACCATCGTGCACCACGGATCGATGGACGAGGTCGTCGCGACGGAACAGATCCTGGCGCGGTGGCTCGACACTCACGGCCACCGCGCGACGGGGCATGCCCGCGAGCTCTACCTCGACTGCCCGCAGGACGCCCCCGGCAAATGGGTCACCGAACTCCAGGCACCCGTCGAAGCGGACTGA
- a CDS encoding alpha/beta hydrolase: MATYVLIHGAGDSSYWSLVVPELRARGHDVVAPELPSDDAAGLSGYTDAVVAAIGDRTDLIVVAQSLGGFTAPLVCDRVPARLLVMLAAMVPSPGETAGDWWDNTGSEQARLEQAERDGRPPEFDLMTTFFHDVPPEIAAEATSREQRAESAAMWTQPWPLDAWPEVPTRFLLCRDDRFFPAPFMRRVVRDRLGITPDEMDGGHLPALSRPKDLVDRLEAYRAAL; encoded by the coding sequence ATGGCGACCTACGTCCTGATCCACGGCGCCGGCGACTCCTCGTACTGGTCCCTGGTCGTCCCGGAACTGCGCGCCCGCGGCCACGACGTCGTGGCGCCCGAGCTGCCGAGCGACGACGCGGCGGGACTGTCCGGGTACACCGACGCGGTCGTCGCGGCCATCGGCGACCGTACGGATCTCATCGTGGTGGCCCAGTCGCTGGGCGGCTTCACCGCTCCGCTGGTGTGCGACCGCGTGCCGGCCCGGCTGCTGGTGATGCTCGCCGCGATGGTCCCGTCGCCGGGGGAGACCGCCGGTGACTGGTGGGACAACACCGGCTCGGAGCAGGCCCGCCTCGAACAGGCCGAACGCGACGGCCGGCCGCCGGAGTTCGACCTGATGACGACCTTCTTCCACGACGTGCCCCCGGAGATCGCGGCCGAGGCGACGTCCCGCGAGCAGCGGGCCGAGTCGGCGGCGATGTGGACCCAGCCATGGCCACTCGACGCCTGGCCGGAGGTGCCGACCCGCTTCCTGCTGTGCCGGGACGACCGTTTCTTCCCGGCCCCGTTCATGCGCCGCGTCGTACGGGACCGCCTCGGCATCACCCCGGACGAGATGGACGGCGGTCACCTGCCCGCCCTGAGCCGCCCGAAGGACCTGGTCGACCGCCTGGAGGCCTACCGGGCGGCGCTGTGA
- a CDS encoding helix-turn-helix transcriptional regulator, whose translation MTNGQETPPSARRAELGAFLRARRARLRPADVGLPGDGGPGLRRTPGLRREEVAQLSGVGVTWYTWLEQGRKISASEQVVDALARALLLDTEQRRHLRALAGLATAAGQTHIDDVSPRLQRLVDAAAPNIASVYDAHLDYVVWNTPYTQFRVDPATFPTDRRNLLWMMFTDARNRARMVAWETAARGVLSQFRAAVGQRPDDPRFATLVTELTEVSPEFREWWAEYPIRGFRPTTVGIDHPQVGRLDLEMFQFRPVDFPDLLMVLQVPTNEATLRRVTSLPEGDPPAGGAT comes from the coding sequence GTGACGAATGGCCAGGAGACCCCGCCGTCGGCGCGCCGCGCCGAGCTCGGCGCCTTTCTGCGCGCTCGGCGGGCACGGCTACGGCCGGCCGACGTGGGACTGCCAGGTGACGGCGGTCCCGGTCTTCGCCGTACTCCCGGCCTGCGCCGCGAAGAGGTCGCCCAGCTCTCCGGTGTCGGCGTCACCTGGTACACCTGGCTCGAACAGGGCCGGAAAATCTCGGCGTCCGAGCAGGTGGTCGACGCGCTCGCCCGGGCACTTCTGCTCGACACCGAGCAGCGCCGTCACCTCCGCGCCCTGGCGGGTCTTGCCACAGCGGCGGGGCAGACGCACATCGACGACGTCTCTCCCCGGCTGCAGCGCCTGGTCGACGCGGCCGCCCCGAACATCGCCTCCGTCTATGACGCGCACCTCGACTACGTGGTGTGGAACACGCCGTACACGCAGTTCCGGGTCGACCCGGCGACATTCCCCACCGACCGGCGCAATCTGCTGTGGATGATGTTCACCGACGCGCGGAACCGGGCCCGCATGGTGGCGTGGGAGACCGCGGCGCGCGGCGTGCTGAGCCAGTTCCGAGCCGCCGTCGGCCAGCGTCCGGACGATCCGCGGTTCGCGACACTGGTGACGGAGCTGACCGAGGTCAGCCCGGAGTTCCGTGAGTGGTGGGCGGAGTACCCCATCCGCGGTTTCAGGCCCACGACGGTCGGGATCGACCACCCTCAGGTCGGCCGGCTCGACCTGGAGATGTTCCAGTTTCGACCGGTCGACTTCCCGGACCTGCTCATGGTCCTGCAAGTACCCACGAACGAAGCCACCCTACGGCGAGTCACGTCGCTGCCCGAGGGCGATCCACCGGCCGGCGGCGCCACTTGA
- the hflX gene encoding GTPase HflX yields MSTFSYEEPEPLTGELDLEDRQALRRVAGLSTELRDVTEVEYRALRLERVVLIGVWTDGDEVHAENSLRELALLAETAGSEILEGMIQRRSRPDPATYVGSGKAIELRDVVISSGADTVICDGELAPSQLRRLEEVVQVKVIDRTALILDIFAQHASSREGKAQVELAQLEYLLPRLRGWGGNLSRQVGGRAAGGVGIGGRGPGETKIELDRRRIRTRMAKLRRQMGEMGKARDTMRSQRRTRAVPAVAIAGYTNAGKSSLLNRLTGAGVLVENALFATLDPTIRRAQTPNGRAITLADTVGFVRHLPHQLVEAFRSTLEEVADSDLILHVVDGSDADPEAQIAAVREVLRDVGGGDVPELIVINKADVADEMSIARLRRQEPRSVVVSARTGAGLEELLQAVEDTLPRAEREMRVLVPYDRGDLVARVHDLGEVLSQEHTADGTALHVRVPERMAADLEPYASAQV; encoded by the coding sequence ATGTCTACTTTTTCTTACGAAGAACCAGAGCCGCTGACCGGCGAGCTCGACCTCGAAGACCGGCAGGCACTGCGCCGGGTCGCCGGGCTCTCCACAGAGCTCCGCGACGTCACCGAGGTCGAATACCGTGCCCTGCGGCTCGAGCGCGTCGTCCTCATCGGCGTGTGGACCGACGGCGACGAGGTCCACGCCGAAAACTCCCTCCGTGAGCTGGCACTGCTGGCCGAGACCGCCGGATCCGAGATCCTCGAGGGCATGATCCAGCGCCGGTCGCGGCCGGACCCGGCGACGTACGTCGGCTCGGGCAAGGCGATCGAGCTCCGCGACGTCGTGATCTCCTCCGGCGCCGACACCGTGATCTGCGACGGAGAGCTGGCCCCCAGCCAGCTGCGCCGTCTCGAGGAGGTCGTCCAGGTCAAGGTCATCGACCGGACCGCCCTCATCCTCGACATCTTCGCCCAGCACGCGAGCAGCCGCGAGGGCAAGGCCCAGGTGGAGCTTGCCCAGCTCGAGTACCTCCTGCCGCGCCTGCGTGGCTGGGGTGGCAACCTGTCCCGTCAGGTCGGTGGCCGCGCGGCCGGCGGTGTGGGCATCGGTGGCCGTGGCCCTGGTGAGACCAAGATCGAGCTGGACCGGCGCCGGATCCGCACCCGCATGGCCAAGCTCCGCCGCCAGATGGGTGAGATGGGCAAGGCGCGCGACACGATGCGCTCGCAGCGTCGTACGCGCGCGGTGCCCGCGGTCGCCATCGCCGGTTACACCAACGCCGGCAAGTCCAGCCTGCTCAACCGCCTCACCGGCGCGGGCGTGCTGGTGGAGAACGCCCTGTTCGCCACCCTCGACCCGACGATCCGCCGGGCGCAGACGCCGAACGGCCGCGCCATCACGCTCGCCGACACGGTCGGGTTCGTCCGGCACCTGCCACACCAGCTCGTCGAGGCGTTCCGCTCGACGCTGGAGGAGGTCGCCGACTCCGACCTGATCCTCCACGTGGTCGACGGTTCCGACGCCGACCCGGAGGCCCAGATCGCGGCCGTACGCGAGGTGCTGCGCGACGTCGGCGGCGGTGACGTGCCGGAGCTCATCGTCATCAACAAGGCCGACGTGGCCGACGAGATGTCCATCGCCCGGCTCCGCCGTCAGGAGCCGCGCAGCGTCGTCGTGTCGGCGCGCACCGGCGCCGGCCTCGAAGAACTCCTCCAGGCGGTGGAGGACACGCTGCCTCGCGCCGAGCGCGAGATGCGCGTCCTGGTGCCCTACGACCGAGGTGACCTGGTCGCCCGCGTGCACGATCTGGGGGAGGTGCTCTCCCAGGAGCACACCGCCGACGGCACCGCGCTCCACGTGCGTGTGCCGGAACGCATGGCGGCCGACCTGGAGCCGTACGCCTCTGCGCAGGTCTGA
- the aceB gene encoding malate synthase A yields MAEPAGVELTGPVDERFDEILTPEALNFLATLQREFGVRRGELLGLRAERQEKLSQGGTLDFAPETADIRNDDTWRVADPAPGLEDRRVEITGPTDRKMTINALNSGAKVWLADFEDANTPLWKNMVGGQLNLRDALDRKVDFETGGKSYELKPDEELATIVVRPRGWHLDEKHVLVDGERMSGSLFDFGLYFFHCARRQLDKGKGPYFYLPKIESRHEARLWNDVFNLAQDLLEIPRGTIRATVLIETIPAAFEMEEILYELRDHSAGLNAGRWDYLFSVIKKFRSRGRQFLLPERNAITMTAPFMRSYTELLVRTCHKRGAHAIGGMAAFIPSRRDEEVNKAAFEKVRADKTRESEDGFDGSWVAHPGMVDICREIFDGVLGDRPNQRDRLREDVSVSASDLLAVDKTPGDITEAGLRNNISVGLQYIATWLGGNGAVGIFNLMEDAATAEIARSQVWQWIHNDVELADGPKVTPELVERLIDEELSKIREQYGDAFDEKRFADAVGLFKEVALADDYADFLTLPAYERML; encoded by the coding sequence ATGGCCGAACCCGCAGGCGTGGAGCTGACCGGCCCCGTCGACGAACGATTCGATGAGATCCTCACGCCCGAGGCGCTGAACTTCCTCGCCACCCTCCAGCGCGAGTTCGGCGTCCGGCGGGGCGAGCTGCTGGGGTTGCGTGCCGAGCGCCAGGAAAAGCTGTCGCAGGGCGGCACCCTCGACTTCGCGCCGGAGACCGCCGACATACGGAACGACGACACCTGGCGGGTGGCCGACCCGGCCCCCGGCCTCGAGGACCGTCGCGTCGAGATCACCGGTCCCACGGACCGCAAGATGACGATCAACGCGCTCAACTCCGGCGCGAAGGTCTGGCTGGCCGACTTCGAGGACGCCAACACCCCGCTCTGGAAGAACATGGTCGGTGGCCAGCTCAACCTCCGCGACGCCCTGGACCGCAAGGTCGACTTCGAGACCGGCGGAAAGTCCTATGAGCTGAAGCCCGACGAGGAGCTGGCGACCATCGTCGTACGGCCGCGCGGCTGGCACCTGGACGAGAAGCACGTCCTCGTGGACGGCGAGCGCATGTCGGGCTCGCTGTTCGACTTCGGCCTCTACTTCTTCCACTGCGCGCGCCGCCAGCTCGACAAGGGCAAGGGCCCCTACTTCTACCTCCCGAAGATCGAGAGCCGCCACGAGGCGCGCCTGTGGAACGACGTCTTCAACCTCGCGCAGGACCTGCTGGAGATCCCGCGCGGCACGATCCGCGCGACCGTGCTGATCGAGACCATCCCGGCCGCGTTCGAGATGGAGGAGATCCTCTACGAGCTGCGCGACCACTCGGCCGGGCTCAACGCCGGCCGGTGGGACTACCTGTTCTCGGTGATCAAGAAGTTCCGCTCGCGCGGACGGCAGTTCCTGCTGCCCGAGCGCAACGCGATCACGATGACGGCGCCGTTCATGCGGTCCTACACGGAACTGCTCGTGCGCACCTGCCACAAGCGCGGCGCGCACGCGATCGGCGGCATGGCCGCGTTCATCCCGTCGCGGCGCGACGAAGAGGTCAACAAGGCCGCCTTCGAGAAGGTGCGGGCGGACAAGACCCGCGAGTCCGAGGACGGCTTCGACGGCTCCTGGGTCGCCCACCCCGGCATGGTGGACATCTGCCGCGAGATCTTCGATGGCGTCCTCGGCGACAGGCCGAACCAGCGTGACCGGCTCCGCGAGGACGTGTCGGTCTCGGCCTCTGATCTGCTGGCCGTCGACAAGACCCCGGGCGACATCACCGAGGCGGGCCTGCGCAACAACATCAGCGTCGGGCTGCAGTACATCGCGACCTGGCTGGGCGGGAACGGCGCCGTCGGCATCTTCAACCTGATGGAGGACGCCGCGACCGCCGAGATCGCCCGTTCGCAGGTCTGGCAGTGGATCCACAACGACGTCGAGCTCGCCGACGGGCCCAAGGTCACCCCGGAACTGGTCGAACGGCTCATCGACGAGGAGCTGTCCAAGATCCGCGAGCAGTACGGGGACGCGTTCGACGAGAAGCGCTTCGCCGACGCGGTCGGTCTCTTCAAGGAGGTCGCCCTCGCCGACGACTACGCCGACTTCCTCACCCTTCCCGCCTACGAACGCATGCTCTGA
- the hutI gene encoding imidazolonepropionase: MTVRLLTNIGRLWTGTDVCSNAAILVHDDRIVWAGPASDLPQSVPGVIDDIVDVDHVENLGGGLVTPGLIDAHSHPVYAGNRWAELAMRTSGSTNNEIVAAGGGVASTVTVTRGTDPWTLCNNVRERLRQWICGGTTTIEAKTGYHLTRDGELADIRMLRSLEDEPSMPRIHATFLAAHVLPPEYFGRRRDYIEAVRLWAGDAAAAGADSIDVYCDEGHFTPDEARVLLMTGQRVGLKARLHACANERVGAAQVAAEVGCASADLLTEANEDDIKALAHGGVAATICPGSALHNGRTPPVRALLDRGVTLALGTDHNPGQCGITSMPLVVGLSVAMFGLSVNEALRAATLGGAAALRVNDRGALAPGMYADIVLWDADHEGAFAWAFGLRAQRVWRGGVPVQP, translated from the coding sequence ATGACCGTACGTTTGCTGACGAACATCGGTCGACTGTGGACCGGTACCGACGTGTGCAGCAACGCCGCGATCCTCGTGCACGACGACCGGATCGTGTGGGCCGGCCCGGCATCGGACCTGCCACAGAGCGTCCCTGGCGTCATCGACGACATCGTCGACGTCGACCATGTCGAAAACCTCGGCGGCGGGCTCGTCACACCCGGCCTCATCGACGCGCACTCCCACCCGGTCTACGCGGGCAACCGCTGGGCCGAGCTCGCCATGCGCACGAGCGGCTCGACCAACAACGAGATCGTCGCCGCGGGCGGCGGCGTGGCGTCCACGGTGACCGTGACCCGTGGCACCGACCCCTGGACCCTGTGCAACAACGTGCGTGAGCGGCTCCGCCAGTGGATCTGCGGCGGCACCACCACGATCGAGGCGAAGACCGGATACCACCTCACCCGTGACGGCGAGCTGGCCGACATCCGGATGCTCCGCTCTCTCGAGGACGAGCCGTCGATGCCGCGCATCCACGCGACCTTCCTCGCCGCGCACGTGCTCCCACCCGAATACTTCGGCCGCCGCCGCGACTACATCGAGGCCGTACGCCTCTGGGCCGGCGACGCGGCCGCAGCGGGCGCCGACAGCATCGACGTCTACTGCGACGAGGGCCACTTCACCCCGGACGAGGCCCGCGTCCTGCTGATGACCGGCCAGCGCGTCGGCCTCAAGGCCCGTCTGCACGCGTGCGCCAACGAGCGCGTCGGCGCCGCGCAGGTCGCGGCCGAGGTCGGGTGCGCCTCCGCCGACCTGCTCACCGAGGCCAACGAGGACGACATCAAGGCGCTCGCCCACGGAGGCGTCGCCGCGACGATCTGCCCGGGCAGCGCCCTGCACAACGGCCGCACGCCGCCGGTCCGCGCCCTGCTCGACCGCGGCGTCACGCTCGCGCTCGGCACCGACCACAACCCCGGCCAGTGCGGCATCACCTCGATGCCGCTGGTCGTCGGCCTGTCCGTGGCGATGTTCGGTCTCAGCGTCAACGAGGCCCTGCGCGCCGCGACGCTCGGTGGCGCGGCCGCGCTGCGCGTCAACGACCGGGGCGCGCTCGCGCCCGGCATGTACGCCGACATCGTGCTGTGGGACGCCGACCACGAGGGCGCCTTCGCCTGGGCGTTCGGCCTGCGGGCCCAGCGCGTCTGGCGGGGCGGCGTTCCGGTCCAGCCTTAA
- a CDS encoding dihydrofolate reductase family protein — protein MGKVVMYGSVSVDGFVADENDQPGPLFDWLSSGDVPLDESGEVKVSQTSYDYTRPYWDQIGATLVGRHVFDMTDGWDGKPPSGIDHVVVVTHRPEPEGWDPEAPFHFVDGVEAAVAKAQELAGDRVVEVAAGDVGGQVLAAGLVDEVRMDVVPVVFGSGKRYFGSVDAQHLLEDPDVVIQGNRVLHLRHRVRR, from the coding sequence GTGGGCAAGGTGGTCATGTACGGCTCGGTGTCGGTGGACGGCTTCGTCGCGGACGAGAATGACCAGCCCGGACCGCTGTTCGACTGGTTGTCCAGCGGTGACGTCCCGTTGGACGAGAGCGGCGAGGTGAAGGTGTCGCAGACCTCCTACGACTACACCCGGCCGTACTGGGACCAGATCGGGGCGACACTCGTCGGCCGCCACGTCTTCGACATGACGGACGGCTGGGACGGGAAGCCTCCGAGCGGGATCGACCACGTGGTCGTCGTGACGCACCGGCCGGAGCCCGAGGGCTGGGACCCCGAGGCGCCGTTTCACTTCGTCGACGGCGTCGAGGCAGCCGTGGCCAAGGCGCAGGAGCTTGCGGGTGACCGCGTGGTCGAGGTCGCCGCCGGCGACGTCGGTGGCCAGGTGCTTGCCGCGGGCCTGGTCGACGAGGTGCGCATGGACGTCGTACCCGTGGTGTTCGGGTCCGGCAAGCGCTACTTCGGGTCGGTCGACGCGCAGCACCTGCTGGAGGATCCTGACGTGGTGATCCAGGGCAACCGGGTACTTCACCTGCGCCACCGGGTGCGCCGTTGA